In Oncorhynchus gorbuscha isolate QuinsamMale2020 ecotype Even-year linkage group LG03, OgorEven_v1.0, whole genome shotgun sequence, the DNA window CATGCCGTGTTCTTGTTTTttaatttctctctcttctgtctccaggCCTCAGATGACTTTGCCTTTGTAGCCCCAGCTGTTGCTCCTGCAGTCAAATCTGCTGTTGACCACCAGGTACTGAGACACACTTCATGTGACATCATTGTTGTGTTATACTTCATTCACGTCCAAAATACCGGGTCAGTCAGATTCCCATTGTAACTTGCCAGCATATGTGTGTGCGCTATCTGCTATTTGATCTCAGTCTGCTCTCTGCTCATGAATACAAGCCCTGAGATGTTCTGTTGGTTGGCggtgttaggttctaattctcagagCAAATAACTCAACGGACACTATGAATGCTTAACCAAGTTGAATTATTCCCAGAGGATCATTACAGTTGCATTAGACAATGTGCTTGTGcttcacacaagcactgatatttgaCTGTTCCTCATAGGCTGAGTCTACTCCTATCCATCTGTACAAACTTGGTTCTTTCCTGCTTGGCAGGACACTAGTGATACGGGCCATAAACTTGTATTTCCCCCTTATTAGgaccagattgcagttcctatggcttccactagataataataataaatcacagacagtgtcaccagcaaagcacacccacatcATCCAcatcctcttccatgcttcacggtgggaaccacacattcggagatcatccattcatctactctgcgtctcacaaagacatggcggttggaaccaaagatTTCCACTGTTCGTGTTTTTTGGCCCAGGCCCTCTTcttcttatttgtgtcctttagtagtggtttctttgcagaaattcaaccaaaagttgacgttgagatgtgtctgttacttgaactctgtgaagcatttatccgggttagggtttggccggggtaggccgtcattgtaaataagaatttgttcttaactgacttacctagttaaattaaagttaaataaaataaataaagctggttgagagagtgcgCAAAaaggtgtcatcaaggcaaagggcggctacattgaagaatctcaaatataatttgTTGAACACTATTTAGgtttccttatgtgttatttcatagttgtgataccttcactattattctacaatgtagaaaattgtacaaataaagaaaaacctttgagtgagtaggtgtgaccaaacttctgactggtactgtatggccTGTGACATTGACGGATGTACATTTCTGATGCATTGCAGGCTTATAGCGCACTACAAGTCCCTTGCCACACGGAGGCGCCACTCGAGGGAGCTGCTGTGAACAATGATTATATTTTTCTAAATGGCGGAGAACGTATACTGGatagaaaacaaacacacacagtgtgcAACGCCTTTCCTGCTTGGTTTTGCACATGACAGAAGATTGTACTAGTTTTGGTTTCTTTCCgttgagatgaggagagagaacgagagagagagagaacgagagaaagaaagaatgagagaacaagagagagagtgagagagagagtgagagaaagagagagagagagagagagagagagagagagagagagagagagagagagagagagagagagagagagagagagagagagagagagaacaagagagagagagagagagagagagagagagagagagagagagagagagagagagagagagagagagagagagagaaagagtttgtCCTAACTTATTTCCTAGGATTGACAGAGAATTTGTTTAATCCTGTGAGGAGAATGTAATATTGGGCTTGTCCACAAGTGTCTTGACTGACTGTCCATCCTAGCTAACAGTCTGCATTACATTGCTAAAGTGTGTGAATTCTGGGTTTAGGAAcagtatatagtgtgtatgtaggaTCGGGATGTCTGTCTAATCTTGATGTACACAGAAAAGTGAGTTCTCTCTTAAGTGGACAGCCACCGTAATACACTAGTGTACAGCATAGTCTACTTTGCATAATTCTACATATTTAGGTGCAGGTCTCAAACGTAAGACTTGAGAGATATTTTGGAAATGGGAattcatttattattattattttttaaatgagaaTTATAATTGTGTTTTGCTGTGTGTATTCAACATTCATgggtctgaagtaaatccttgtGCCACCCTCAACAACCGAAAACAGAAACTAGCATGGGGTAACCTGAGCTAACATGAGGTAACCAATAAATGAATTAATTCCAATAAGTAAATGCCAAAAACAAGATATGACAGTAGTAGAATACGTGTGTAAAAGCATCCTGCGGTATAGGGAACTTACTGTATATTTGTGTTGCAGTTAGGGGGAAGAActttataatatactgtatatttttttaattcaCATGTAATATTATGAAAATCTTTAACTTCTTGTGCGAAGCAACTCAGTAGTTTTTCAATTTTGCTAAGCTTTACAAAGCTGCTTCCTTCTCGGAGCTTTGGTACGTGTTCAACTCCAATTTAAGTAGGCTATTTTTTTTTGTGCAATGGCCTTTGGACACTTGAGTAGAATTTGAATAGATTTCAAAACATTTGAATACAAACATTTCTGTCTTTTCATTCAGATTGTAAGAGGTTACTAATAGAGAGTAACGGAGATAGAGGTTCACTCTAACATGGTCCTACAGTAACAAGAACACACACAATTACGTACACTGTGGTTCAATCACTCAAGTAACCAAACATTCATAGAAGTCTAGGAAGAAACTGAATACGACATTTGAGTTAGAAAATGTTACCTTGGTTTTATTGAAGTTTCACTGCAGAGCGTTTGTCTTTGGTTTCATTTACAAGGCCATGAAATTCATAAGGAGAGAAGTATCTCATAACATAATTTTAAACTAAGCTATAAGCAATACATATCTCGTCATTAGACTGAGTAACGACATTAATCATCTACACAAACCTGCCATAAAGCTATTATGTTGATTAAATGAAGAGAGCGAGAATTCTTATATTTCTACTATTTCAATGGTGTTACGGAGAATATGTATAATTTAACAAACTGAATGGTTGATAGTAGAGACGTCGCACCATCTTGCATCTCTCTCAGTGTCTGTGAGAAGAATAGACAATAAACATGTAGTAAGCTACATAAATCACCTGTGTTATATAAATCATCTGTGTTATAAGCATTAGTAACTACACTGCGAATGTCAGGTAGTTTTAATATGTTCAATTGTTATTTGTTTTAAATGTAGTCACTCAAACAATAGGGTGTGCTTTGGGTTCTCTTGTTTTTTACAGCGAGAAGTTGAATTACCTTACTATAATCACTGAACAATAATATTCACAAAAGATTATTATGTGAAATATTTTTTGAAATAACCAATATATTATTTTTGTGTTCATACATAGCTTGTGCGTGCTGCTTTATCCTATACTAAAACACACCTCTCAATTTAGAATGTAAAAGGAATATTTAGGTTGAGGAGAGTTTATTCATGATATACCTGTTGAGGGTTAGAAAAGTCTGTTGTTGGCTATAGGATGTTGTTGCCCCGGTGCTGCAATTCTCGGCCTGAATACAAGAGAAAAATAAGGGAAGCTCGTCTTTCTAACTACAAACTCAGTTGGACTTTTAGGGGAGAAAACTCAAAAGTGTGGACCTTCTCTTTTTTCAACTACTAATTTTCTAGGCTGCATATATCATAACAGGACTCATGTTTGACATATTAAAGAAGGAAAACATACTGTCTTTTGTAATGATGTGGGCATCTTTTTGTTCTTATCCCTGAAACAAAAGAAACaacaaataaataatatataatgtTGATAtaatattattaattattaatttAAAATATTATATGGAAATTATATGAAAATGTTCATACATTCTAACTGGAAAATGATGGCAGCATATTTACATCAGTTGGTTCAATACTCTTGTTTTGTATGGTGGGTGTGTGTTTCATGGGTACATGGGGCTATATTGGTGAGTGAATGGGTACATGGGGTATATTGGTGAGTGAATGGGTACATGGGGTATATTGGTGCGTGAATGGGTACATGGGGTATATTGGTGCGTGAATGGGTACATGGGGTATATTGGTGAGTGAATGGGTACATGGGGTATATTGGTGCGTGAATGGGTACATGGGGTATATTGGTGAGTGAATGGGTAAATGGGGTATATTGGTGAGTGAATGGGTAAATGGGGTATATTGGTGAGTGAATGGGTACATGGGGTATATTGGTGAGTGAATGGGTACATGGGGTATATTGGTGAGTGAATGGGTAAATGGGGTATATTGGTGAGTGAATGGGTACATGGGGTATATTGGTGAGTGAATGGGTACATGGGGTATATTGGTGAGTGAATGGGTACATGGGGTATATTGGTGAGTGAATGGGTACATGGGGTATATTGGTGCGTGAATGGGTACATGGGGTATATTGGTGAGTGAATGGGTACATGGGGTATATTGGTGAGTGAATGGGTAAATGGGGTATATTGGTGAGTGAATGTGTACATGGGCTATATTGGTTAGTGAATGGGTACATGGGGTATATTGGTGAGTGAATGGGTATATGGGGTATATTGGTGCGTGAATGGGTACATGGGGTATATTGGTGAGTGAATGGGTACATGGGGTATATTGGTGAGTGAATGGGTAAATGGGGTATATTGGTGAATGAATGGGTAAATGGGGTATATTGGTGAATGAATGGGTACATGGGGCTATATTGGTTAGTGAATGGGTACATGGGGTATATTGGTGAGTGAATGGGTACATGGGGCTATATTGGTGAGTGAATGGGTACATGGGGTATATTGGTGAGTGAATGGGTACATGGTGTATATTGGTGAGTGAATGGGTACATGGGGCTATATTGGTGAGTGAATGCAGGACTCACGGTTGCAGTGGCATAcagtgatgatgaggaggaggaagaggaagccaCAGCCAGCAGTCAATGGGGCCCAAACAATCAAATCACAGGATGCAGTAGGGTCCACCTTTCCCACTGCAAAAACACAATTCAAACGCAGAAAACATTTGGGATAAATGTGTTACAATGATAAACACCATTGGATAATGAAATATTCTACTATGATTATCCAAATCAACTCAATAAAAAATATGAGGATATTTATATTATGATAAGAATacatgtggtgatgatgatgatgtcaatAAATAGTCTACCTTTGCACGACTTGGCAGTTGTAGAGCTGGTTAGCTCTATGGTTGTGGTCATTGGTGTAGTCGTCGTGGTTGGTGTAGTCGTCGTGGTTGTTGTTGTCATGGGGGCTAAAAAGTGAGGTGTGTTAGCATGGATAACTTTCAGACTGTTAATAGGCTGTAAAGAACAtctgatttttaaaaaacattgaTTTCTATAATTGTATTATTCTGATAGAATTTATTTATGTAATGTAGCCTAGCTAGCCTACTCACCTGGCCCAGCAAGTCGAGTTACTTCACCAAACACAAGCGCGTTACCATTGATTGATGCACAGCTGTAGACGCCACTATCTCGAGCCTTTTTGAAAGCCTTCAGTATCAAGATGTTTTTCTTTATCTGCTCCTCGCTGAAGACCTCATTGTTAAAGTCTGTTTTCTTCATACCGTCCTTGGTACTAAACGATGCAATAAACTCCATTCCAGCGTTGTCTTGCACTCTAAACCAAATCACCATGTTGCTCTTAGTCTTAGAGACTGGTGCACAAGtgatctccaccctctctccatccattttctCTGTCAGAGAACTCAGTTGGAGAGTTTCTGATAACGTTTGTGATTAAAAAGAAATGAGAGATTCAACTAATGAATAAATTAATCATTTATTACTGAAGATGTCTTATTAGGCGAATTCAAAATGCAATTACTGAAACGTGACACATATGATGTTTAGGCTATAGCCTAAACATcatatttcatttaaaaaatacactCTAGACAAACCTAAAACACAGAATTGATTAGGCCAACAAATACGTTACCAttcaaaattaaattaaaatacaaTATAAAATGATGTAGAGCAGGCCTGGGCTATATAGCAACACTTTTTATGAACTAGGTCTGTGAGAGAGCAAGTATTCTGGCAATATCGTTGAAATCCATCGACGACTTTAAAACGATCCTACTCTGAAGGGAATGAACGTACTACAGGATAGTAATATGAAAAAGTCGGATTTACCTTGACAAAAGAACAGTAAAACAAGTGTCTGCATCCACTTTTGGACCATTTTAATGTATTTCTGCACAGCAACACGTTCAAGCTCTTCTTCATGGGATGTAGAAACAGGTGTGATGAGGAGCTCAACACGACCCTAAACCCGCCCAAAGTCTTCTTTCATCACTGGTAAAAGAGGTCATTGCAGGAGTCTTGCACATAGCTCGTGTATCCCAAGGTGGTCTGCAAGTCTGCTCGAGCAGAGCCCACCAATCCGCGCTGC includes these proteins:
- the cd8a gene encoding T-cell surface glycoprotein CD8 alpha chain produces the protein MVQKWMQTLVLLFFCQETLQLSSLTEKMDGERVEITCAPVSKTKSNMVIWFRVQDNAGMEFIASFSTKDGMKKTDFNNEVFSEEQIKKNILILKAFKKARDSGVYSCASINGNALVFGEVTRLAGPAPMTTTTTTTTPTTTTTPMTTTIELTSSTTAKSCKVGKVDPTASCDLIVWAPLTAGCGFLFLLLIITVCHCNRIRTKRCPHHYKRQPRIAAPGQQHPIANNRLF